From one Scophthalmus maximus strain ysfricsl-2021 chromosome 19, ASM2237912v1, whole genome shotgun sequence genomic stretch:
- the slc2a8 gene encoding solute carrier family 2, facilitated glucose transporter member 8: MDEPSERRRLLDAEGAEQDPAGRESEQDVYLSKVQNRKLYLATLASVLGPMSFGFVLGYSSPALPELTHIADPRLRLDNVQASWFGSIVAMGAAVGGLLGGWLVDKIGRKLTLMFCSLPFVFGFTVIIAAQNVWMLYAGRVLTGLASGVTSLVVPLYISEMAHERVRGTLGSCVQLMVVLGIMGVYLAGLFLDWRWLAICCSVPPTLLMVCMCFMPETPRFLLSQGKRREAEDALRFLRGPDAPVEWECARIADACQERSSGLRMSDLKDPGVYKPLVIGVMLMVFQQMTGINAIMFYAENIFEQAHFKESDLASVIVGLIQVVFTAVAALIMDKAGRKVLLIISGVAMVISNAAFGVYFYLITKPNAGVSLGLLSAASEEPQADLAWLALASMAVFIAGFALGWGPIPWLVMSEIFPVNVRGFASAVCVLTNWGMAFLVTKSFQDMMSLLTSAGTFWLFASMCILNVVFTIAFIPETKGKTLEQIEATFRGASSRP; encoded by the exons ATGGACGAGCCGAGCGAGAGGAGGCGGCTGCTGGACGCGGAAGGTGCGGAGCAGGATCCCGCGGGACGCGAGTCGGAGCAGGACGTTTATCTGAG CAAAGTGCAGAACAGGAAGTTGTACCTGGCGACGTTGGCGTCCGTCCTGGGTCCCATGAGCTTCGGCTTCGTGCTGGGCTACAGCTCGCCGGCCCTCCCCGAGCTCACGCACATCGCCGACCCACGGCTGCGGCTCGACAATGTCCAGGCTTCCTGGTTCGGG TCCATCGTGGCGATGGGGGCGGCGGTCGGCGGCCTCCTGGGCGGTTGGCTGGTGGACAAGATCGGCAGGAAGCTCACCCTGATGTTCTGCTCGCTGCCGTTCGTCTTCGGCTTCACCGTCATCATCGCGGCGCAGAACGTGTGGATGCTCTACGCCGGCCGCGTGCTCACCGGCCTCGCCAGCGGGGTCACGTCGCTCGTCGTGCCG CTTTATATCTCGGAGATGGCGCACGAGCGAGTCCGCGGGACGCTGGGCTCCTGTGTGCAGCTCATGGTGGTGCTCGGCATCATGGGAGTTTATCTGGCAG GTCTCTTCCTGGACTGGCGCTGGCTGGCGATCTGCTGCTCCGTCCCGCCGACGCTGCTGATGGTCTGCATGTGCTTCATGCCCGAGACGCCGCGGTTCCTGCTATCCCAGGGCAAGAGGCGCGAGGCCGAGGACGCTCTGCGCTTCCTGCGAGGACCGGACGCGCCCGTCGAATGGGAGTGCGCTCGCATCGCAGACGCCTGTCAGGAGCGG AGCTCTGGTTTGCGTATGTCCGACCTGAAGGACCCCGGCGTCTACAAGCCTCTGGTGATCGGCGTCATGCTGATGGTCTTCCAGCAGATGACGGGCATCAACGCCATCATGTTCTACGCCGAGAACATATTCGAACAAGCACATTTTAAG gaGAGCGACCTGGCGTCGGTGATCGTGGGGCTGATTCAGGTTGTCTTCACCGCGGTGGCGGCGCTGATCATGGACAAGGCCGGAAGGAAAGTCCTTCTCATCATCTCAG gtGTCGCCATGGTGATCAGCAACGCCGCCTTCGGGGTTTACTTCTACCTGATCACCAAACCGAACGCCGGCGTCTCGCTCGGCCTCTTGAGCGCGGCCAGTGAGGAACCCCAGGCCGACCTGGCCTGGCTGGCCCTGGCCAGCATGGCGGTCTTCATCGCAG GCTTCGCTCTGGGTTGGGGTCCGATCCCGTGGCTCGTCATGTCGGAGATTTTCCCCGTCAACGTGAGGGGGTTCGCCAGCGCCGTCTGCGTCCTCACCAACTGGGGCATGGCGTTCCTCGTCACCAAAAGCTTCCAAGATATGATG AGTCTTCTGACCAGCGCCGGGACCTTCTGGTTGTTCGCCTCCATGTGCATCCTCAACGTCGTCTTCACCATTGCCTTCATCCCCGAAACCAAGGGCAAGACGCTGGAGCAGATCGAGGCCACGTTCAGAGGAGCGTCGTCGCGTCCGTga
- the LOC118314156 gene encoding protein HIRA isoform X2 codes for MKLLKPSWVSHNGKPIFSVDIHPDGTKFATGGQGEDSGKVMIWNMAPVLREEDEKNENVPKMLCQMDNHLACVNCVRWSNNGLYLASGGDDKLVMVWRRAALIGPSTVFGSSSKLANVEQWRCVTILRNHTGDVMDVAWSPHDVWLASCSVDNTIVIWNARKFPEMVTCLRGHTGLVKGLTWDPVGKYIASQADDHSLKVWRTMDWQMEANITKPFSECGGTTHVLRLSWSPDGQYLVSAHAMNNSGPTAQIVERDGWKTNMDFVGHRKAVTVVKFNPKIFKKKQKNGSSPKPSCPYCCCAVGSKDRSLSVWLTSLKRPLVVIHDLFDKSIMDISWTLTGLGMLVCSMDGTVAYLDFSLDELGDPLSEEEKNSIHQNIYGKSLAITSTEAQLSTTIIENPEILKYQQERQNSQANVGLGGATAAAAAASGPESSTPKLNSVMNGESLEDIRKNLLKKQVETRTADGRRRITPLCIAQLDTGDFSPALFNSAPILPSGSSVSNQLTSQLSSDSSPGQASSLGLRPGHDPMLTSPPAKGLEDNKDGVMKSTLLLTSASKIEPMKALDSRFTERSKATPGVTSAITSIAGLTPLDRPKDAGVSVLKDVKHKEDSSSDSEDKMASINKNLSFNKRKQDLLMDGGEVVEKRKKGRPRKDKMAPTFPQPFTQITAPPAEREPSRAAAPPPPAPVTVLRLPTPSPRKTFSLQVSMEPSVFLEVENEVSVVAGSKLSQLRCSRDGRDWNTLLPSSVVTAAGSSDVLAVACEDRMLSVFSSCGRRLLPAIQMGSPVSTLHCSAHFVMALTAGAALSVWDVQKQKALVKNESLKTILSGGDVTVSRSLLTQQGVPVVGLSNGKSYCFSSSLETWTLIADKGDSMVQCADFRSCLPSHDASVSSGPLAVMQGRNLNAGRLASRLSSTPHHLQQSMTLAFLENQLASALTLQSAQEYRYWLLVYARFLVNEGSEFRLRELCKELLGPVHKSAASSWEPTTLGLRKRDLLREVLPVIGENLRFQRLFTEYQDQLELLRNK; via the exons ATGAAGCTGCTGAAGCCGAGCTGGGTGAGCCACAACG gcAAACCCATATTTTCAGTGGACATTCACCCAGATGGGACGAAATTTGCGACTGGTGGACAAG GGGAGGATTCTGGGAAGGTGATGATCTGGAACATGGCGCCAGTCCTccgagaggaggacgagaagaacGAGAATGTTCCCAAAATGCTTTGCCAGATGGACAATCACCTAG catgTGTGAACTGTGTGCGCTGGTCCAACAACGGACTGTACCTGGCATCAGGAGGAGACGACAAGCTGGTCATGGTGTGGAGGAGAGCTGC actCATTGGCCCGAGCACGGTGTTCGGCTCGAGCAGCAAACTGGCGAATGTGGAGCAGTGGAGGTGTGTCACAATCCTGAGGAACCACACCGGAG atgtgatGGATGTGGCGTGGTCTCCTCACGACGTGTGGCTGGCCTCCTGCAGCGTCGACAACACCATCGTCATCTGGAACGCTCGCAAGTTCCCAG AGATGGTGACATGTCTGCGAGGACACACCGGCCTGGTGAAGGGCCTGACCTGGGACCCGGTGGGGAAGTACATCGCCTCGCAGGCCGACGACCACAGCCTCAAGGTGTGGAGGACGATGGACTGGCAGATGGAGGCCAACATCACCAAACCCTTCAGCGAG TGCGGCGGGACGACCCACGTCCTGCGTCTGTCCTGGTCCCCGGACGGTCAGTACCTGGTGTCAGCTCACGCCATGAACAACTCGGGCCCCACGGCTCAGATCGTGGAGAGAGACGGCTGGAAGACCAACATGGACTTCGTGGGCCACCGGAAAGCCGTCACCGTGGTG AAATTCAACCCAAAGATCTtcaagaagaagcagaagaacgGCAGCTCTCCGAAGCCCAGCTGTCCGTACTGTTGCTGCGCCGTCGGCAGCAAAGACCGGTCGCTCTCCGTCTGG ctgacaTCGTTGaaacgccccctggtggtcattCACGATCTCTTCGATAAATCCATCATGGACATCTCCTG gaCTCTGACGGGTCTGGGGATGTTGGTGTGTTCGATGGACGGCACCGTGGCCTACCTGGACTTCTCACTGGACGAGCTGGGAGACCCGctgagcgaggaggagaag AACAGCATCCACCAGAACATCTACGGTAAGAGTCTGGCCATTACCAGCACCGAGGCCCAGctctccaccaccatcatcgAGAACCCCGAAATCCTCAAGTACCAGCAGGAGCGACAGAACTCCCAGGCCAACGTGGGACTGGGCGGCGCCACcgctgctgcagccgccgccAGCGGGCCCGAATCCTCCACCCCAAAACTGAACAGCGTGATGAATGGAGAGTCTCTGGAGGACATCAGGAAG AACCTTTTGAAGAAACAGGTGGAGACGAGGACGGCGGACGGCAGGAGGCGGATCACGCCGCTGTGCATCGCTCAGCTGGACACGGG CGATTTCTCGCCAGCTCTGTTCAACAGCGCCCCCATCCTGCCCTCGGGCTCCTCCGTGTCCAACCAGCTCACCTCCCAGCTCAGCTCCGACTCCAGCCCGGGACAGGCCTCCTCCCTGGGGCTGAGGCCCGGCCACGACCCCATGCTCACCTCGCCTCCGGCCAAGGGCCTGGAGGACAACAAGGACGG TGTGATGAAATCCACGCTGCTGCTCACGTCCGCCTCCAAGATCGAGCCGATGAAAGCGCTGGACTCCAGGTTCACGGAGAGGTCAAAGGCCACGCCGGGCGTCACGTCTGCCATAACCTCCATTGCCGGACTCACGCCTCTCGACAG GCCCAAAGACGCCGGCGTCTCTGTCCTGAAGGAcgtgaaacacaaagaggacagcagcagcgacagcgAGGACAAGATGGCCTCCATCAACAAGAACCTGTCGTTCAACAAGAGGAAGCAGGATCtgctgatggatggaggggaggtggtggagaagaggaagaaggggcgGCCCCGGAAGGACAAGATGGCCCCCACCTTCCCGCAGCCCTTCACCCAG ATCACTGCTCCGCCGGCCGAGCGCGAGCCGAGCAGAGcggcagctcctcctcctccggcgcCTGTCACAGTCCTCAGACTCCCGACTCCGAGTCCACGGAAGACGTTCAGTCTGCAG gtgagCATGGAGCCGTCGGTGTTCCTGGAGGTGGAGAACGAGGTGTCGGTGGTGGCCGGGTCCAAGCTCAGCCAGCTGCGATGCTCCAGAGACGGACGCGACTGGAACACGCTGCTGCCCAGCTCCGTGGTCACCGCCGCAGGCAGCAG cgACGTCCTGGCCGTCGCCTGCGAGGACAGGATGCTGTCGGTGTTCTCTTCCTGCGGCCGGCGGCTGCTTCCTGCCATCCAGATGGGCTCGCCGGTGTCCACGCTGCACTGCTCGGCCCACTTCGTCATGGCTCTGACGGCCGGAGCGGCGCTGTCCGTCTG gGACGTTCAGAAGCAAAAGGCTCTGGTGAAGAACGAGTCTCTGAAGACAATTTTATCTG GCGGCGACGTCACGGTGTCTCGGTCTCTGCTCACGCAGCAGGGCGTCCCGGTCGTGGGACTGTCCAACGGGAAGTCGTACTGCTTCAGCTCCTCGCTGGAGACGTG GACCCTGATCGCCGATAAAGGCGACTCCATGGTCCAGTGCGCCGACTTCAGGAGCTGCCTGCCCTCCCATGATGCATCTGTGTCCTCGGGGCCACTGGCCGTGATGCAGGGACGCAACCTCAA TGCTGGCCGGCTGGCGTCCCgtctctcctccaccccccaccacctGCAGCAGAGCATGACGCTCGCCTTCCTGGAGAACCAACTGGCGTCGGCTCTGACGCTGCAGTCGGCGCAGGAGTATCGCTACTGGCTGCTCGTCTACGCCCGGTTCCTCGTCAACGAAG GCTCGGAGTTCCGGCTCAGGGAGCTCTGTAAGGAGCTGCTGGGTCCCGTCCACAAATCCGCCGCCTCGTCCTGGGAGCCCACCACTCTG GGTCTTCGTAAGCGCGATCTGCTGCGGGAGGTTCTGCCCGTCATCGGCGAGAACCTGCGCTTCCAGAGACTGTTCACGGAGTACCAGGaccagctggagctgctgcgcAACAAATAA
- the LOC118314156 gene encoding protein HIRA isoform X1 yields the protein MKLLKPSWVSHNGKPIFSVDIHPDGTKFATGGQGEDSGKVMIWNMAPVLREEDEKNENVPKMLCQMDNHLACVNCVRWSNNGLYLASGGDDKLVMVWRRAALIGPSTVFGSSSKLANVEQWRCVTILRNHTGDVMDVAWSPHDVWLASCSVDNTIVIWNARKFPEMVTCLRGHTGLVKGLTWDPVGKYIASQADDHSLKVWRTMDWQMEANITKPFSECGGTTHVLRLSWSPDGQYLVSAHAMNNSGPTAQIVERDGWKTNMDFVGHRKAVTVVKFNPKIFKKKQKNGSSPKPSCPYCCCAVGSKDRSLSVWLTSLKRPLVVIHDLFDKSIMDISWTLTGLGMLVCSMDGTVAYLDFSLDELGDPLSEEEKNSIHQNIYGKSLAITSTEAQLSTTIIENPEILKYQQERQNSQANVGLGGATAAAAAASGPESSTPKLNSVMNGESLEDIRKNLLKKQVETRTADGRRRITPLCIAQLDTGDFSPALFNSAPILPSGSSVSNQLTSQLSSDSSPGQASSLGLRPGHDPMLTSPPAKGLEDNKDGVMKSTLLLTSASKIEPMKALDSRFTERSKATPGVTSAITSIAGLTPLDRSRPKDAGVSVLKDVKHKEDSSSDSEDKMASINKNLSFNKRKQDLLMDGGEVVEKRKKGRPRKDKMAPTFPQPFTQITAPPAEREPSRAAAPPPPAPVTVLRLPTPSPRKTFSLQVSMEPSVFLEVENEVSVVAGSKLSQLRCSRDGRDWNTLLPSSVVTAAGSSDVLAVACEDRMLSVFSSCGRRLLPAIQMGSPVSTLHCSAHFVMALTAGAALSVWDVQKQKALVKNESLKTILSGGDVTVSRSLLTQQGVPVVGLSNGKSYCFSSSLETWTLIADKGDSMVQCADFRSCLPSHDASVSSGPLAVMQGRNLNAGRLASRLSSTPHHLQQSMTLAFLENQLASALTLQSAQEYRYWLLVYARFLVNEGSEFRLRELCKELLGPVHKSAASSWEPTTLGLRKRDLLREVLPVIGENLRFQRLFTEYQDQLELLRNK from the exons ATGAAGCTGCTGAAGCCGAGCTGGGTGAGCCACAACG gcAAACCCATATTTTCAGTGGACATTCACCCAGATGGGACGAAATTTGCGACTGGTGGACAAG GGGAGGATTCTGGGAAGGTGATGATCTGGAACATGGCGCCAGTCCTccgagaggaggacgagaagaacGAGAATGTTCCCAAAATGCTTTGCCAGATGGACAATCACCTAG catgTGTGAACTGTGTGCGCTGGTCCAACAACGGACTGTACCTGGCATCAGGAGGAGACGACAAGCTGGTCATGGTGTGGAGGAGAGCTGC actCATTGGCCCGAGCACGGTGTTCGGCTCGAGCAGCAAACTGGCGAATGTGGAGCAGTGGAGGTGTGTCACAATCCTGAGGAACCACACCGGAG atgtgatGGATGTGGCGTGGTCTCCTCACGACGTGTGGCTGGCCTCCTGCAGCGTCGACAACACCATCGTCATCTGGAACGCTCGCAAGTTCCCAG AGATGGTGACATGTCTGCGAGGACACACCGGCCTGGTGAAGGGCCTGACCTGGGACCCGGTGGGGAAGTACATCGCCTCGCAGGCCGACGACCACAGCCTCAAGGTGTGGAGGACGATGGACTGGCAGATGGAGGCCAACATCACCAAACCCTTCAGCGAG TGCGGCGGGACGACCCACGTCCTGCGTCTGTCCTGGTCCCCGGACGGTCAGTACCTGGTGTCAGCTCACGCCATGAACAACTCGGGCCCCACGGCTCAGATCGTGGAGAGAGACGGCTGGAAGACCAACATGGACTTCGTGGGCCACCGGAAAGCCGTCACCGTGGTG AAATTCAACCCAAAGATCTtcaagaagaagcagaagaacgGCAGCTCTCCGAAGCCCAGCTGTCCGTACTGTTGCTGCGCCGTCGGCAGCAAAGACCGGTCGCTCTCCGTCTGG ctgacaTCGTTGaaacgccccctggtggtcattCACGATCTCTTCGATAAATCCATCATGGACATCTCCTG gaCTCTGACGGGTCTGGGGATGTTGGTGTGTTCGATGGACGGCACCGTGGCCTACCTGGACTTCTCACTGGACGAGCTGGGAGACCCGctgagcgaggaggagaag AACAGCATCCACCAGAACATCTACGGTAAGAGTCTGGCCATTACCAGCACCGAGGCCCAGctctccaccaccatcatcgAGAACCCCGAAATCCTCAAGTACCAGCAGGAGCGACAGAACTCCCAGGCCAACGTGGGACTGGGCGGCGCCACcgctgctgcagccgccgccAGCGGGCCCGAATCCTCCACCCCAAAACTGAACAGCGTGATGAATGGAGAGTCTCTGGAGGACATCAGGAAG AACCTTTTGAAGAAACAGGTGGAGACGAGGACGGCGGACGGCAGGAGGCGGATCACGCCGCTGTGCATCGCTCAGCTGGACACGGG CGATTTCTCGCCAGCTCTGTTCAACAGCGCCCCCATCCTGCCCTCGGGCTCCTCCGTGTCCAACCAGCTCACCTCCCAGCTCAGCTCCGACTCCAGCCCGGGACAGGCCTCCTCCCTGGGGCTGAGGCCCGGCCACGACCCCATGCTCACCTCGCCTCCGGCCAAGGGCCTGGAGGACAACAAGGACGG TGTGATGAAATCCACGCTGCTGCTCACGTCCGCCTCCAAGATCGAGCCGATGAAAGCGCTGGACTCCAGGTTCACGGAGAGGTCAAAGGCCACGCCGGGCGTCACGTCTGCCATAACCTCCATTGCCGGACTCACGCCTCTCGACAGGTCTCG GCCCAAAGACGCCGGCGTCTCTGTCCTGAAGGAcgtgaaacacaaagaggacagcagcagcgacagcgAGGACAAGATGGCCTCCATCAACAAGAACCTGTCGTTCAACAAGAGGAAGCAGGATCtgctgatggatggaggggaggtggtggagaagaggaagaaggggcgGCCCCGGAAGGACAAGATGGCCCCCACCTTCCCGCAGCCCTTCACCCAG ATCACTGCTCCGCCGGCCGAGCGCGAGCCGAGCAGAGcggcagctcctcctcctccggcgcCTGTCACAGTCCTCAGACTCCCGACTCCGAGTCCACGGAAGACGTTCAGTCTGCAG gtgagCATGGAGCCGTCGGTGTTCCTGGAGGTGGAGAACGAGGTGTCGGTGGTGGCCGGGTCCAAGCTCAGCCAGCTGCGATGCTCCAGAGACGGACGCGACTGGAACACGCTGCTGCCCAGCTCCGTGGTCACCGCCGCAGGCAGCAG cgACGTCCTGGCCGTCGCCTGCGAGGACAGGATGCTGTCGGTGTTCTCTTCCTGCGGCCGGCGGCTGCTTCCTGCCATCCAGATGGGCTCGCCGGTGTCCACGCTGCACTGCTCGGCCCACTTCGTCATGGCTCTGACGGCCGGAGCGGCGCTGTCCGTCTG gGACGTTCAGAAGCAAAAGGCTCTGGTGAAGAACGAGTCTCTGAAGACAATTTTATCTG GCGGCGACGTCACGGTGTCTCGGTCTCTGCTCACGCAGCAGGGCGTCCCGGTCGTGGGACTGTCCAACGGGAAGTCGTACTGCTTCAGCTCCTCGCTGGAGACGTG GACCCTGATCGCCGATAAAGGCGACTCCATGGTCCAGTGCGCCGACTTCAGGAGCTGCCTGCCCTCCCATGATGCATCTGTGTCCTCGGGGCCACTGGCCGTGATGCAGGGACGCAACCTCAA TGCTGGCCGGCTGGCGTCCCgtctctcctccaccccccaccacctGCAGCAGAGCATGACGCTCGCCTTCCTGGAGAACCAACTGGCGTCGGCTCTGACGCTGCAGTCGGCGCAGGAGTATCGCTACTGGCTGCTCGTCTACGCCCGGTTCCTCGTCAACGAAG GCTCGGAGTTCCGGCTCAGGGAGCTCTGTAAGGAGCTGCTGGGTCCCGTCCACAAATCCGCCGCCTCGTCCTGGGAGCCCACCACTCTG GGTCTTCGTAAGCGCGATCTGCTGCGGGAGGTTCTGCCCGTCATCGGCGAGAACCTGCGCTTCCAGAGACTGTTCACGGAGTACCAGGaccagctggagctgctgcgcAACAAATAA